The DNA region aaacagaaaagaaaaaaacacatttcataTGTTCAGGGGAAAACAACACTTAGGGCATTTTGTGAAGAATATCATAACAATATGATGTAAAAGTCATTCATATTGCAAAGTAGTTGGTGCCTCATAGGAGATTTTGTTCTAGACACTTACTGAAGAAAGCCAgatgctgaaaatattttctgtggcTTGGAAAGATTTGAAAAACTACAATCGTAATTATTtagattattatattattaattatctAATTATTATTTGATTATTAATAATCAAATGATTATTAAAATTGACTAAAGATGAATGATTGCCCCAAATCCTGAAATTACAGTTTTCCTGGATATTCTATAGTTTCGGATCCAGTTTGATGAGGGTCATAGTGCACCTCTGACAGATGTGCAATATTCCCCAATTACTGAGTAGCTAACTGACTGCTCAGGAGATGTAAGTAATCATAAAATTACTCCTGGGCTTCCTGGGAGGTGGTGAAAGTTGAATTCTTTTATATGATCCTCAGAAGGGGCAGCAACACAGAGAAGCAGTTGCATAGATGACCTCATAAGGATGGGTTTGATTTGCTAGCTTAAGAATATCTGTAAATAATAGCCAAGTTTAATTTATTCTCCATGCCATATTCAAtccttattaaatattaattcctACTAAATTGGAGTAATAAATAAAGACTGAATCCATCCTTGAGGAAGAGTGCTATAGTATAGGACTCTGAGGCAATGGATACAGGCAGCAATGCTTAGTAATATTCCCATGAGCAGGGCAAATCTTTTGATAAAGGAATCCTGTCTTTCCCTAGAAGGCACCTTCCCTTTCCTGACATCACAGCggacatatattttatattattaaagaaaattgtAGGTATTCTCAGAAGGCATTTGGGAACAGAAATATCGACCTACAGGTCCCCAACAAAAATCATGGTAGTCTAAGACATGATTCTGTTTTCTGGGAAAGACGAAAAGAAAATTCTCTTTATCACTATTCTGTGAAGGAAAGGTCTGTATGGGACATTAGGTTTCAGATGGATAGTGAAACAGGAATTCAGTGAAGGGAACTGAGTCAAACAGATACACAGGAGAGACACAGGCTGGAATATATCAGTGTAATAATATAAAAAGGATGCAAAGAAGAAATCGCTGGAAGGGTACGAGATTCAGGAAAATTCAGGTAGTTCTGGGACACAGCAACCATGCCAGCCAAACAATAAAAAAGGCTTTTTGAGAGATGTTGTGGGTGAGAATTCATAGGGATTATTTGAGAGGAACAAATGGTGCAAAGCACAGGAAAATATACAGCTAAGCCATTGGTTGTATTTTATTATCATAGGGGATGAGAATGACCTGATGTACTATCAtgacagaggaagaaataaaaatgttgatcacatttcttttttctatttaacctaCATTTACAGAGCCCCTACTGTGCATTGACAGTCAGGATATGGTAACATCTGTGCTAATTTGAATGGACTGAGATACATTCATCAtactttctttctgctttaaCAATGGTCCTGTAATTGGAGTAGAATTCAAACTTCAGATGATATTTTCCAACTCTAAAGACCTGGCTAAGGCAGTACTAAGAGAAATAGCAGGAGGCAATCATTTCTACCTCAGTATTATTGATGATCAAATGAAAAGAAGAGGGGTGATCTTAACACCTTATTTGGATTTTTATTGCATGGTACATTGAGATATTATCTCAATAATATCTCAATTCAAAGTTTATGATTCAAAGTTTATGATTCATTAAAATTTGCTCCTCTATATACCGGAAGGTGGTGATGAGAAATTATTCTACAATAAGATTCATCTTGCTAGGACTAACAGATGATAAACGATTACAGGTTTTTCTGCAGTTATTTCTGTTTCTCACCTACATTTTCACAGTTGCTGGAAATCTAATTATTATCCTCCTCACACTGGTGAGCACCCAACTCAAAACGCCTATGTactttttccttcagaatttctCCCTCTTAGAGATAATATTTACAACTGTCTGTGTTCCTAGATTCCTGTACAGCATGGCAACTGGGGACAAAGTCATCAGCTATAATGCTTGTTTCACCCAATTATTTTTTGTCATCCTTATTGGAGCAACCGAATTCTTCCTTCTAACTGCCATGTCCTATGACCGCTACGTGGCCATCTGCAAGCCCCTGCACTACACCACCATCATGAGTGGCAGAGTGTGCACCATGCTTGTCCTCTGCTGTTGGCTGACTGGGTTAGTTGTCATACTCCCACCTCTCAGCCTGGGAGTGCAGCTAGATTTCTGTAGCTCCAATCTCATTGACCATTTCGGCTGTGACGCCTCTTCTCTTTTGAGGATCGTATGTTCAGAAACAGAATTCATAGAACAGCTTGCTTTAATCATGGCTGTGCTGACCCTCATAGTCACACTAGTGTGTGTGATTTTGTCCTACACATATATTATCAAGACTATTTTAAGACTTCCTTCTGCTCAACAAAGGAAAAAGGCTTTCTCTACCTGTTCTTCCCACATGGTCGTAGTTTCCATCACCTATGGGAGTTGCATCTTCATCTATATCAAACCAGCAAAGGAAGGGGTGGCCATTAATAAGGTGGTGTCATTGCTCAACACCTCAGTCATCCCTTTGATGAACCCCTTCATTTATACTCTACGAAATAAGCAAGTCAAACAAGCTTTCAAGGAGGTGATAAAAAAGATTGCGTCTCTTAAAGAATTAGGAAACTGagtttaaatgttaaatatatgtacatatacatctTCTTTTGCTAAGCATTCTAATGAGAATCTATATTATACTATGTTTAACCAcagaagtttcttttttattatttctaggaCCACAGATTGAAGTAAGGGCCAtggttttatttcaaataaacctttatttataATGAACTATTTTCTCATATGGACatcaaaatacatttcaaattttCCGAGGAAGACTTAATCATATTTGTTTCCAAAGCAAAAAAAGACAGCAACAAAAACTTGAATTATATtccatgcattcatttatttagattaCTAGCTTTTTCAAGGCAAAAATTATTCCTGTAAGGATTTCTTCCTTGTCTGGGGTACACTATTCCAAGAAAAATGGGTGGAGttgatttatttcttctatttttcttttgtaaaacaaACCAGCCTGCTACAGGGACCCTGTAAAACTGTAAAACAGACTTCAAAGCTGTAGCTTTCTCCAAAGACTAACATGGATGTATTTCAGCCcactaaatttattaaaaatgagcttcaaacttttccagaagGGTTAAATAGTAAGGACTCTGCCCTCAACATTTTCCTGACTTAGAATATTCATAACACAACAATTAGGGCAAAAGAATAGATAAAGCCAAAAAGCTAATAACAAACTAATTTTATATATAGGCCTTATAAAAGTAATTCACAAAACCAGTTTTCTTTGTCTTATACTTTCTAGATATCAGCTCATTTGGcaaatgaaatgtcttcatctttGGAAAGGGCAAATGATCCAGTAGTGCTAGTATTTAGAAATCCCTAGAGGTATCTTGGTATTTGTTGTCCAAGGTTCAAAAATTGTTAGATTTTTGAATCTAGCAtattgggtgggcaatggtggggCAGTGGCATTGTTGTctgtcgcctgccatgcctgagacccaggtttgagttcCGATGcctcccaattaaaaaaaaaaaaaaaaaaaaaaaaaactagcataTTCTTACTTGTTTTGTTTCTACCAGACTTCTATacaaaagaatatacaaaataaatcttCTAACAGACCAGGTCTCGGTCTCTTCTATAGTGAATAAAGAACTTAGTGTTGGGAGGAGTGGGCAAAACAGCATAGAATCCTATATAGTTTGATTAATGTCAGGTCATACAAACTGATAGCTGAAACTAAAAGTCATGAGTCATGGGACCATAGTAGAACTTTTACTTCCAAGATTTAAGCTAGTGTCCTAGGATTGAATATGTTTCATtatgaagcaaaataaaccaaagaaaaagatTTATGATCTCCCAATCTCTCTCCTCAAAACATTAGATATTCTGATATCTGtgtttttagatattttcaaTGTCTCTTACCCAATGGTCTCAAAATTGAACTGCTTTAGTTAGGCTAGATTCTTgtgaattttaatattctttgtaATCACCACCTCATCCATGGAGCAGCCCAGTACCACAGGATTTCACTTTAGGTcagcatttctaaaattttatttgaaaaccaCCCAGAAATCTTGTTACAATATAGATTCTTTTTCCAGTGGGCTGGATGGAACTTGAGGCTTCATTTGACAAAGCTCCCATGTGATACTGATGCAACCATATTaggtgaaaatatctgtttgtaaGAATGCCTTGGAGCAGACTTGATAATGTTTCATAAATATGAGCCATCTACTCTAAATATTAGCAACTTTTGCATGGGTTCCTTGCCCCTTTCTTGTGCCTATGTCACACTAATCAGTGAAAGACAGCCTTACTTTACTACAAAGTAAAGTACGGGGCCGTTGGATGCCAATATTTTCCTATGTGGCATCAAAGGTTATGTGAATTGTAATGCATAGTAGCCCTATTTTTTGCAGTATATTTAATTGAACCAATAACAGTAAAGATGAGAACCTGCATGTATTAAGGAAAGAGGATATGGGAGGGGCAGAGAAATTGTAACAGACAAAAATTATCATTGGCAATAATGTGGCAAAATCGTAGTCACTGATTGAAGTTTCTCCCTTTCTAGAGACCggttatttgttcatttttttcacaaCTTATTCAGAGCAATACTCAGTTCATAAAATTAATCAGGACTAAAACCAATACAAAAACATAGAATTCTgtgcttttatgtttttatatttctaaactATAAGAATATGtgtaataaacaaaaaataaaacaaagtgataTATACTGATACCTGATGTTCACTTCcacaataattacattaaattataatTACATGAAGGCCATACCCCTAAATTATTCTTCTGAGGCACAATATTGAgattcctgtattttcttcctgTGGTAATTTTCTTTCCACAAGTAAATTTGGGATTTACCAAAATTAAGTACTGTGGCACTAAAGAAACAACAGTATAGATATTTTCTATGCTAGATAATACAAATTATTTAGTATTTCCAGAAAGAGCAGGATTGAAGTTCTTatcatatagaaaataaatctgGTGAGACCTATGATCATTACAGCTTTCTCTCTGAAGTTACATCTTGATATGATACAGAAAACATGGCATAGTGGTTTCACTGAGTTGAGAAAGTAGGGATTATAGCTCAAGATGGGTGAGGGTATTGTAATTTCTGTGACAAAATTCcagagaagaaaattttgaaggaaaaaagggCTCTAAAAATATGCCTACAGATCCCTTTAGTCTGGAGTTAAATAATGAGTTGGATGTGCAGAGTTTGAAACTCTACAATGTATGGAAAAAGGAGGAGGACATGTCAGGTAAATATTTCAGGATATACCACAGATTTAAAATGTTCACCTTCTGAATAGCCATCATGGAAATCTGTCTTAGACGTGGGGACATGCAGTGAAAATCTCATATAATTCATGCCTTAGTAATGAGGCTAAATTGAATTTAACCTGAAGTCTACCCTACAGCTCTTTAAAAACTAAACCTTTAAAAACAATCCAAAAGAGATCAAGCTTAGCATCAAGTTGCTGGTCTGTCTACCAAACATAACTCAAATCTTCAAACGACGATAACCAATTCCAGACACTCAACAATGTAATACAGTAATCTGTCATCCCATTGAAAATTACAAATTCTGCAAAAAACAGCAAAGTGTGATCCATAAGCTGGAtaaaattcagtaaaagaaacaaaccagTAAATGACAAAATTAATGGAATTAGTATCCAAGGCTTTAAAGTGctttaataaatattcaaatgtaGTTTAAGATTTAAGAGAAAGCATGAATATAATTGAGAGgaattgataatatttttcaaaaacaaatgaaatttacAGACATTATAAAAATTCAATACCTAAATTGAAAGAATCACTGGGAGACATTTTAATGTAATAGACAAGAAAAGGTCATTGAACTGGAATTTCAGTACCAAATATACAATTAAGAATCAgggagaaaaatgtatttttttttttaatatagagatAGTGATGTATGGGAGAGtaacaaatattcaaatatgtatGTATAGTGGTGTCAACAAAAAGTATGACAATTTAGCTCCAAAGCATAATGCTTCCAAAGGAACGTAAAAATATCAAGACAAAACAGTGATAATCAACTTTGTGAGAACTCTGGAAAACCACTAAAGGTTTCCAACCAGCAAGCAAATGCAGAATCAAGAAAATGACAATATCAGGAAGCTTTGCGGCATAGCACTAGCCTTTGTCCAACTCCCTCCCTGGCACAGCAGCAGTCTTGAAGAGGACCACCCATGTCCCACTGTGGGATGCTATGTCAGAGGGAGTGGAGTAGACTTTATTCTCAAAGAATTAGGTTTCTCTGAAGACTACAGCAGGTGACCTGAATGACGCAAGGTGCAGGTATTTTATTTCAACTAATCCAGAACTCAATGCCAAAAATAGATAGGCTGTCCATATATcataatacaaacaaaaaaatattacgATAGTGTCAAACAATAGAGTacgaaaaaaaaataaaacaaaaccgaAAAATGGAGCACCAACAACCTTGGAGGAAAGTTGGAGAGAGGGTCTTTCCAAAGTAAGTGTTTTAAAATTGGCCCATGTATCCTGGAAAATTTTGAAAGCCATACTCATACCCAGGACTAGTCACAACCTTAGAAAAGATCTGACAAGACCCTAAGTTTTCATCTCTGGTTGACTTCAGgcatagaaaaatataaactaaatatttaattacagcaactctaaagaaaaaaaaaaaagaaaagaataagcaacttcatttaaaattaggcaaagagggcgggccgcggtggctcagcgggcaaagtgcttgcctgctatgccggaggacctcggttcgattcccggccccagcccatgtaacaaaaacaaaaaaacaaaatacaataaaacaagaaaatgtttaaagatgtttccctttcttcctcccttccttccttctatccttccttccttctctctgtctttcctttaaaaaaaaaaaaaaaattaggcaaagATCTTGAATAGGCACTACTCCAAAGATATGTTTTCAGACCTAGACAAGGTTAATGAAAAGCATGAGCTGGTATTGCCACAAGAAAAAACAAGCCAGGCACAGAAGTAAACATAGATATATTGGACTtatgaaaaagagaaattctCACAGTAGATGCCAGTCTGCAGGGATAATGCTCCTCACGGCGTAGAAGTGCAGGGGAAAATATgcatatgattttagaacaacATATAATATGAGGACATGGAGCCTATAGTATAGTGATTAAAGAAGCTTAAGGTCTGATGTTTTACCAAGATTATTGTTTAAACCTAAGATTCAATCAGTGTTGTTTCATATCCGTgattacattattttcctttCGGGGAGGTTGTTTAATTACTTAACCTTTGTACTGGTCAAAGCAGCTGTTACATGCCTGGGGTCTTATTCCTGCTTATGAGGGAGCCCTGGTCCTAGGCCACCATAATCCACCCCCATACAACAGATTGTATTGACTATAGGACAGGAATTGCAACCATAAATCACAACAGCAATGTAAAAGACAAGAGAATAGTAAAAAACCATCTCACAGAGCAGATAATCCTGGTAAGAAATGCCACCAAGCCTGGAATAAGAGAATTAAACCAAGTAGAAAGGGAGTTGGTGGATAATTGATTAGCACTGTGTCGATGctcttgcatatgatttaaaGCTTGTAAAATATTATGTGAATGATAACAAATATTTCCACAAAATGGCATGTTTATAAGAGCACAGGTTCTGTCTTGTGCCCAGTTAAAATGTCTAAAGCCATGCTAGTTGGTAAGACTGCTTTCCATAATTGAGTGGTCCCATCAGTCATCGATAACATTACCAACTTAGATTCATTAAGCATATAAACTGTAAGATTACCTAAAATTGTTATATGCTTTTCTGTAACCATGGCAGCTCCCTCTGGGGCAACAACAGTCGAAGGATAAAATCACAAGGGGCACACTTCTCTTGGGATCCAGATTTAACCAATTTTTAATTCTTAGAATTGTGTGGAAAACAATCTTATAATATGGTAGAAATATACAGCTGCCCCCATGTACAGTATTCTGTCCAATTGTAAGGTAAATAAGGTCATCCGTACTGTGCAAAGGTCCATAGCCACCCCATGGGGGGTAGAACATGTTCCGTGTTTTTTGGGGGTTCAGTGCCAGTGGAAAAGACTATTATTTTCTAGCTTAATGGTAAAATTTCTCACTTCTAAGGGTAAGCACCCCATAACTTAGTTCTCATGAAGACATTCCATGCATTCAAGGGGCAATATTGGCTAAGGTTACTCCTTCTACTCTCAGCCATCTTACTCCATCATGTAGAGCATATCCTAATATAGTCCATGGCTTATGTGTTTGTTCCCTCACAAGAGAAAAAATGTACGCTCAAGTCTCATTATGGATGTTAATTGTATTGTagtgttaaaagagaaaaatcttactGCAGATTTGTCAGTCTGTCAAGTTCTGCCTCTCCACATAGTCCACTTGGCAGGAGGTATGTTCCGGAGATGGCCAGACACACACCACCATGTCAAGTCTGTGCAAACATTGGGTTTGATTGTGGGAATTAGCTTCTGCTAAAGCTCACTGTAAAAGTTGTCCGTTAGGGCACTATggatgaaaagaaagatgtttattatGAACAATAAgaggaaaatgttttttatttgacatATACAAGAGTTCCCTTGATAGCTACTAAGGTATCAGGCAGAAGGATATTGTAGAGGATGGATAGTAAGGTACCTGGCAGAGGGATATATGCATACAGTCCTCCTGTAATTCTTGTTAATCCTCCATTGTAATAGCAATCATTAGTCTAGGCATAAGAAGAGTCCATATAATTATACATAAGGTTTCCCGGGGAATAGGAGGACCCATATTGGTGAAGAAAAGTTAACAACAATCTTTTTGTATAAATTGTCATATTATAATGTTGTAGGGGACTCCTATTCCCCTACAACATGGGTTTAAGATTACTAACCAAAGTGGCTGTATAGACCAACACCAAGACCAAAGGacctccttttctttcccccatttttatGGTCTGAGGCATAAGCAAGAataaactattattattactgccTTTAAGCCATAAAGTGGCTGGCCCTTTAATTTGTGTCCTTAACACTTGCATGGGCCctttcattagcattttaatAGGAGGTGGGGCTATAGTTGCTGGTGCAGATTTTAGGTGAGTTAGGGCCTGATATAATCTTTTAGTCCATTGTTATAGGGATTTCTTATCATCTTTCAACTGTTCCTTTAAaaggccattcattcattctataagGCCTGTGCCTATGGGGTTGTAGGTAGTTGAAAAGACCACATTACATCATAGTCCATAGCCCATACTCATTTGTCCCATAAAAGGAGTTCCTCAATCCCTGTTTGTGTAAGTATCCTGTAGAGAGTGCTTACTTTTTCTAGGCAGTGTATGGTTGCTTGGTGATTAGCTTTCCCCACCAGAAACGCTAATAGAAGCCCTTTGGCAGTGTCTGCCATGGTGAATGCATACCTTGCCCCTTACAAGAGCAGAATAAGGCTGATGTAGTCCATTTGCCAGCAGGTCACTGGAACTGTGAACAGCTGATGCTTCCCATTTGGTGAGATAATTGGTGTGGTCCTCACAGGGAGCATGATGGTCACTTCTGTCTTTAATATGTTCGTGTATGCTGGGTATCCAGAACTGTTGGACTAAATACCAAAAGGTTTGATATTCTCAGCGTCCAACTTCTTAGGTTGCAGTGCTGTGACTCCAGATTTGAGCAAATGTGTCTGCCTCAATGTTCTCAGGTTGTATGTTAGGCATGTGGGCAGGGACATGATAAACAGTTACCTTTCCTCCCTGGCAGGCATTCCTGGGGTCTTGCAACAGCTCTCATCCACATAGTGGGTGAGCCTTGGCTGTCCACTGTTCTTGTTTCCAGGTTACCAAGCAGGCCATGAGCCCTTTGTAAACAGCCTAGCTACCGGTACAGATAGTTAGAACTTCTTCTGGTTCATGCACTATTACCATCTATACAACTCTTAACTCAGCCCACTGATTGCTTTGCACAGTGCCAGTATCCCACCATACAGTGTCAGTACTGGGTTGTATCCCCATGACTGTCCATGGGGGAGGCTTCCACTAGCAGTTCTATCAGTATATTAAGTGGACTTGGGAATTGTCCTTAGGTCCTCTATAATGTGTACCTCAGCAGCTTCTTCAGGTGTGGCAATTTTAGCTATTAAACCATCTAAGTGTGACACTAACCTTAAAATCATGTACATCTTGGCTCTAAGAGTATGGAAAACAACTGCACTACAAAAAGTAAGCTTTCCACTTTGTTAAGGCACTAAATTTTGAAACAACTTTATTGGTCATGTTGGCAATGTACTCCTGTATAAGGGGGTCAATCTTCAAGTTGAAGGGACATTTCTGTGTTAAATCTTCCACTTGTAGTAGATCATTATATGCAGCATGCAGTTGTTTTATTAAGGGGCTGTGTCTTCATTCTAATGCATTTCATAATTGTAACCAGAACCCTAGGTCTcatctgagaaaatctgattggcgtctataatatctgaagagaccctccacaaataaaaataagactcCATGTAaggaagatgagaaaaagaaaaagaagaactgaaaattcttaTCTGTTATATGAAACCTATGGTAGAGGTCTAGAATATCCATCCTGtttatattcatttaattaaCATTTGCATGATGTTTTTCTACAAACATGATTTCCATTTTTGCATTCTGCTTGCTTGTAATAAAAGTAACTAGTATTGATGCTTTTTTGTAATTGTGTGTCTCAGTGAAGAACTCATAGTCAactaaaataattctttattattcattttgtgtCAGCATTCTGTTAGATTTTGGTAGAAATAAAATGCAGTCCATTCCATGAAATGACACTGGTAAGAAATTTATAAGTACTTGAGGACAATCTCTTCTATGAGCAATAAGAAACAGTATCTCTCTCGGAACTTTTTGAGAAGACTTGGAGCTCTTTACATTAACCTAGATTATGAGGCCAGACTGAAaactta from Tamandua tetradactyla isolate mTamTet1 chromosome 7, mTamTet1.pri, whole genome shotgun sequence includes:
- the LOC143690621 gene encoding olfactory receptor 6C2-like; this translates as MRNYSTIRFILLGLTDDKRLQVFLQLFLFLTYIFTVAGNLIIILLTLVSTQLKTPMYFFLQNFSLLEIIFTTVCVPRFLYSMATGDKVISYNACFTQLFFVILIGATEFFLLTAMSYDRYVAICKPLHYTTIMSGRVCTMLVLCCWLTGLVVILPPLSLGVQLDFCSSNLIDHFGCDASSLLRIVCSETEFIEQLALIMAVLTLIVTLVCVILSYTYIIKTILRLPSAQQRKKAFSTCSSHMVVVSITYGSCIFIYIKPAKEGVAINKVVSLLNTSVIPLMNPFIYTLRNKQVKQAFKEVIKKIASLKELGN